Below is a genomic region from Shimia isoporae.
ACCTGTTCCAGCCGCTCCAACTCAGCCTGCATTTCCGCAAAAATGCTGTCGGCCTCTGTTTGCGCAAGACCGGAAACTTTGAGGCTGGCCTGCGCGCCAAGTGCGACGCCCCGCCATTCGGCCACAGGTGCCGCTGCCGCTGCGTTTGCTGCGAAACCTGCAGCACAAGCGGACACTGCAAGAAAGCGGCGACGGTTCATTTGGCTCATGTCGGTGTCTCCAATGGTGCGTTCAGATCAACGGCGCCCAGCGCGGCGGCGTCCGGTATCGCGTCCAATGCCATTACCGTTCCACCCCAGCGCGCAACAAATTCTGCGGCATCGTCCAGTTCCGCGAATGGTACTATTTCCGGCGCGCCCATTCCACCGGCAACCTGTGCATCCACTACAAAATGCGCCTGATCCGCAGCGATCCAGTTTTCCACTCCGGGTTCCTGCCAGCTTGCGGCGACACCCATGTCGCTCACATACACACCCACAATTGGCGCGTCCCGCTCCGGAATTTTGAGATAAGCAACCAGATCTCGCACCTGCGCAAAAAACAACGGCGCTGGATAACCCTCAAGATGAATTTGTCCCTTCGGTCCACCATGTTCAGCCACGTTCATCTGGCAAAAGAAACTCAAGGCCTCTTCGGTCAAGGGCACCGGAGAGGGCGGCGCCTTGGCCACGTCTTCCTTGCAGGCAACAAGCGCAAATACTGCCATTAACGGAAAAAGATAGTGTTTCATGGCTCAACTCTCCGAAACGCAGCGCGCGCCAGTGCGAAGCCGATCAGCGGCCAGACGAGCAGCGAAAGAGGCGCGGCCCATACCGGCAGTACACTTGCCGCGCCAACCATGCCGCTGCTGAGTGCGACGCCTTCAGAGGCCGCAATATTCCACAGTCGGAAGGCATCTGCCGGATTGGCGACCATGACCCAAGGGAAGACGGTTTGCGTGAACCAGCCCCCACCGTCCATGACGACCGCTCCGAGCAAGCCGAGATCGTAAAGCACGACAAAAATCAGCCAGAGGCCCGCGGCCATACCGGCTGCCGCGGCGCTGCTGCGTGCGAGCGCAGAAACAAAATAGCCTAGAGTCAGGAACACGCCACCTAGCAGGATCGATGTGCCAATCAGACGACACAGCGCAAGAACGCTCTCCGCACTGGCACCCCCGTTGAACGCGGCCACCGCGCCAGCCGCACCAAATCCGGTGATCATCGCAATGGCCAGCGCCGCAAGATGGGCCGCAAACTTGCCCAAAAGCACCTCTCCTCTCCCAGCCGGATAGCTGAGCAAGAGACCAAGGCTACCGCGTTCGGCCTCGCCGGCCACCGCATCAAATGAAATCATCAAGGCCAGCAAGGGGGCCAGATAAACCGAAAGTGTCGTCATGGACGTCACTGACACCGTCAGCATATCGACACCCAGCGTGCCAGTCGGCGCGCTGCCGGCAAATGTAAGTGCAAGCGCGAAAAGCAGCATGATCAGTGTCGCCACAAACAGCCATCTGTTGCGCGCCAGAATGCGCATCTCTGCATGTGCAATTGCAAGAAAACGTGTCATTGCGCGCCCTCCTGAGCAAAGTGGCGATAAAGGTCTTCGAGTTTGGGTGGCGCGATATCGACATCCACAACCACGTCGCCAAGCGTCGCGATACGGCGCAGCGCGTCCATCTTGTCCGGCGTTTCGATTTCAATCTCGACAGAGGCACCGTTGATCCTGAGCCCACCGGTCTGGGCCGCCAGTTGATCGGCCTTGCCTTCGGAGGCTCTCATACGCAGGCGTGTCCGCAATCCTGCCTGAGCCGACAACCCGGCCAATGAATCATCCGCAACCAGATGTCCCTTGCGCAATATTGCGATCCGATCAGTGCGGGCCTCAACTTCGGTCAGCGCATGGCTGGCGATCAACACAGCGCAGCCGTCTTGCGCCAGTTCGTCAATGATAGCGTACAAGTCCTGACGGGAGATCGGATCAAGCCCGCTGGTCGGTTCATCCAGAAGCGCCAGTTTCGGCTTGCCGAGCAACACCTGCGCCAACCCGAGACGTTGTCGCATACCTTTGGAATAGGTTCCGATCCGACGGTCCAACGCATCCGCCAGACCGACCCTTTCCATGATACCGGCGATGTCGGCCTTCACTCCAGACAGGCGCGCAAACAGAGCGAGTTGCTCGCGTCCGCTCAGGGCCGGGTGAAAACTCACGGCCTCGGGTAGGAAAGCTGTGGCCGCGCGCGCTGCACTGCTGCCTGGTTTGTGACCGGCGATTGCGACAGCGCCATCGCTGATTGGCGTCAGACCGAGAACCGTCTTGATAAGTGTCGACTTGCCCGCGCCATTGTGGCCCAACAGGGCGACACGTTCTCCGGCTTTCACGGACAGGGACACATCGTGCAACACACGCGTTCTGCCGCGATCCTTGCTCAGACGATCAATGTTCAGAATGTTATCCGTCATGGTCCACCTTTCTTGCGGCTTCCGGTTTTACCGGTGCCATTAGGGGAAAACTGTCGATCACGCCGCCGGGAAGAAGTGCAGGAAAGGCGGATTGCGACCAGCGCACCAGCTGTACTGCAGGCGAACCAAGCAAAAGCTTGGCCGAAGGTTGCTGCCAAAGGATGTGATCCATGCTGTCATTGGGCCGGTAGGGCGCGTCACCAATTCCGTCCCCGTTTACATCGTAGGCCGCGTTGTCGCTCCAGAAATTGCCGCGCCCGTCTTCGGACCACTCGTGCCATTTGGTACTTACAAGTTTCACCTGCGTGCGATTTGCGATGAATGCATTGCCGTGGATCTTGTTGTCCTGACTGCCCGCTGTGAAGTGGATGCCAATACCGCAGCCTTCAAACCAGTTATCGGCAAATGTGTTCTTGTTCGCATTGTAGAGAAACGTGCATTTCTCTTTGGCACCGCGCACATAATTTCCGGTGATCACCGACCGGTTGGCATAGTTCAGCATGACCCCATGCTCTCGGTCGTTGATCGACACATTGTCTTTGACCTCGACGTTCGAGGTGAACATCACCGCATAGCCAAGGTCGTTGTTGATCGAAATATTACCGCTGACCTCGGATCGGTCTGCGTACA
It encodes:
- a CDS encoding nitrous oxide reductase family maturation protein NosD — translated: MKLWPLSLALSLVTLPLWAAEWDVPLRDGAIAQTLAQAADGDILRLSAGTYHEAVVLDRPVTLDGRGHATLDAQGQGSVVTVTGDGVTVKGLTLVGSGDSHDTIDSGIQLKKTAYAPQILDNVLIGNLYGIDIHGAKDALVSGNRIEGRQDRLMNRRGNGIYVWNAPGAIVENNKVRWGRDGIFVNSSKKNVFRNNLFRDLRFAVHYMYADRSEVSGNISINNDLGYAVMFTSNVEVKDNVSINDREHGVMLNYANRSVITGNYVRGAKEKCTFLYNANKNTFADNWFEGCGIGIHFTAGSQDNKIHGNAFIANRTQVKLVSTKWHEWSEDGRGNFWSDNAAYDVNGDGIGDAPYRPNDSMDHILWQQPSAKLLLGSPAVQLVRWSQSAFPALLPGGVIDSFPLMAPVKPEAARKVDHDG
- a CDS encoding nitrous oxide reductase accessory protein NosL; translated protein: MKHYLFPLMAVFALVACKEDVAKAPPSPVPLTEEALSFFCQMNVAEHGGPKGQIHLEGYPAPLFFAQVRDLVAYLKIPERDAPIVGVYVSDMGVAASWQEPGVENWIAADQAHFVVDAQVAGGMGAPEIVPFAELDDAAEFVARWGGTVMALDAIPDAAALGAVDLNAPLETPT
- a CDS encoding ABC transporter permease, with product MTRFLAIAHAEMRILARNRWLFVATLIMLLFALALTFAGSAPTGTLGVDMLTVSVTSMTTLSVYLAPLLALMISFDAVAGEAERGSLGLLLSYPAGRGEVLLGKFAAHLAALAIAMITGFGAAGAVAAFNGGASAESVLALCRLIGTSILLGGVFLTLGYFVSALARSSAAAAGMAAGLWLIFVVLYDLGLLGAVVMDGGGWFTQTVFPWVMVANPADAFRLWNIAASEGVALSSGMVGAASVLPVWAAPLSLLVWPLIGFALARAAFRRVEP
- a CDS encoding ABC transporter ATP-binding protein, which produces MTDNILNIDRLSKDRGRTRVLHDVSLSVKAGERVALLGHNGAGKSTLIKTVLGLTPISDGAVAIAGHKPGSSAARAATAFLPEAVSFHPALSGREQLALFARLSGVKADIAGIMERVGLADALDRRIGTYSKGMRQRLGLAQVLLGKPKLALLDEPTSGLDPISRQDLYAIIDELAQDGCAVLIASHALTEVEARTDRIAILRKGHLVADDSLAGLSAQAGLRTRLRMRASEGKADQLAAQTGGLRINGASVEIEIETPDKMDALRRIATLGDVVVDVDIAPPKLEDLYRHFAQEGAQ